Proteins encoded in a region of the Bacillus thermozeamaize genome:
- a CDS encoding 2-hydroxy-3-keto-5-methylthiopentenyl-1-phosphate phosphatase, whose amino-acid sequence MGGGGRVSGAPSCERTVNGQRQTVIFCDFDGTITSNDNIVSIMKHFDPPGWEQIKDDILAQRISIREGVGRMFALLPTSRKEEIVRYAVENVQIRPGFQEFVSYCRENGIRLLVTSGGIGFFVYPVLARFAIPVSDIYCNGSDFGGQNIRILWPHPCDEHCQLDCGMCKTTIIRSYPSETFKRILIGDSITDLAGATLADLVIARDFLRQKCAELGIPHRPFATFYDVIEILRQSGQRAGTAVGDDGD is encoded by the coding sequence ATGGGGGGTGGCGGAAGGGTGAGCGGCGCCCCCTCCTGTGAACGGACCGTCAACGGCCAACGGCAAACGGTGATCTTTTGCGACTTTGACGGAACCATCACCAGCAATGACAACATCGTCAGCATCATGAAACATTTTGACCCGCCCGGATGGGAACAGATCAAGGACGATATCCTGGCGCAACGCATCAGCATCCGGGAAGGGGTGGGCCGCATGTTCGCCCTCCTGCCCACCTCGCGCAAAGAAGAAATCGTCCGGTACGCGGTGGAAAACGTGCAAATCCGTCCCGGATTTCAGGAGTTCGTGTCTTATTGCCGGGAAAACGGCATCCGGCTGCTCGTCACCAGCGGCGGCATCGGCTTCTTCGTCTATCCGGTCCTGGCCCGGTTTGCCATCCCCGTTTCCGACATTTATTGCAACGGGAGCGATTTTGGCGGCCAAAACATCCGCATTCTTTGGCCGCACCCGTGCGACGAGCATTGCCAATTGGACTGCGGCATGTGCAAAACCACCATCATCCGTTCGTATCCTTCCGAAACGTTCAAAAGGATCCTCATCGGGGACAGCATTACCGACCTGGCCGGGGCAACCTTGGCCGATCTGGTCATCGCCCGCGATTTTCTCCGGCAAAAATGCGCCGAACTGGGCATCCCGCACCGGCCGTTCGCCACGTTTTACGACGTCATCGAGATTCTCCGGCAGAGCGGACAACGGGCAGGGACGGCGGTTGGCGATGATGGTGATTGA